Proteins encoded by one window of Lathyrus oleraceus cultivar Zhongwan6 chromosome 1, CAAS_Psat_ZW6_1.0, whole genome shotgun sequence:
- the LOC127089011 gene encoding uncharacterized protein LOC127089011 isoform X2 — translation MTIYMQVWIGCKVVGSNDCGASVIGLACYVGPLFSSTGDWCRILAKVVLHSGLLQLFHLGMECRLMDVDGCYVLLWCKCTFIGMVVLVMQHVVLTESWLFPCLGMQCYCRMVFVQGCYGLVWHEVSLQVCYNSLNLVLDAG, via the exons ATGACCATTTACATG CAGGTTTGGATTGGTTGCAAAGTTGTAGGCTCAAATGACTGTGGTGCTTCTGTTATTGGCCTGGCATGCTATGTTGGACCCTTGTTTAGCTCAACAGGTG ATTGGTGCAGAATACTTGCAAAGGTTGTTTTGCACTCAG GTCTACTCCAATTGTTTCACTTGGGCATGGAATGTCGCTTGATGGATGTTGACGGTTGTTATGTCCTGCTATGGTGCAAGTGCACATTCATTGGCATGGTTGTCTTGGTGATGCAACATGTTGTGTTGACGGAAAGTTGGTTATTCCCTTGCCTTGGTATGCAATGTTACTGCAGGATGGTGTTTGTGCAGGGCTGTTATGGTTTGGTGTGGCATGAGGTCTCGCTGCAG GTTTGCTATAATAGCCTGAACTTGGTGTTGGATGCAGGGTGA
- the LOC127089011 gene encoding uncharacterized protein LOC127089011 isoform X3, which yields MTIYMQVWIGCKVVGSNDCGASVIGLACYVGPLFSSTGDWCRILAKVVLHSGLLQLFHLGMECRLMDVDGCYVLLWCKCTFIGMVVLVMQHVVLTESWLFPCLGMQCYCRMVFVQGCYGLVWHEVSLQGEP from the exons ATGACCATTTACATG CAGGTTTGGATTGGTTGCAAAGTTGTAGGCTCAAATGACTGTGGTGCTTCTGTTATTGGCCTGGCATGCTATGTTGGACCCTTGTTTAGCTCAACAGGTG ATTGGTGCAGAATACTTGCAAAGGTTGTTTTGCACTCAG GTCTACTCCAATTGTTTCACTTGGGCATGGAATGTCGCTTGATGGATGTTGACGGTTGTTATGTCCTGCTATGGTGCAAGTGCACATTCATTGGCATGGTTGTCTTGGTGATGCAACATGTTGTGTTGACGGAAAGTTGGTTATTCCCTTGCCTTGGTATGCAATGTTACTGCAGGATGGTGTTTGTGCAGGGCTGTTATGGTTTGGTGTGGCATGAGGTCTCGCTGCAG GGTGAACCATGA
- the LOC127089011 gene encoding uncharacterized protein LOC127089011 isoform X1 codes for MTIYMQVWIGCKVVGSNDCGASVIGLACYVGPLFSSTGDWCRILAKVVLHSGLLQLFHLGMECRLMDVDGCYVLLWCKCTFIGMVVLVMQHVVLTESWLFPCLGMQCYCRMVFVQGCYGLVWHEVSLQVHNTSCVVIVCMICG; via the exons ATGACCATTTACATG CAGGTTTGGATTGGTTGCAAAGTTGTAGGCTCAAATGACTGTGGTGCTTCTGTTATTGGCCTGGCATGCTATGTTGGACCCTTGTTTAGCTCAACAGGTG ATTGGTGCAGAATACTTGCAAAGGTTGTTTTGCACTCAG GTCTACTCCAATTGTTTCACTTGGGCATGGAATGTCGCTTGATGGATGTTGACGGTTGTTATGTCCTGCTATGGTGCAAGTGCACATTCATTGGCATGGTTGTCTTGGTGATGCAACATGTTGTGTTGACGGAAAGTTGGTTATTCCCTTGCCTTGGTATGCAATGTTACTGCAGGATGGTGTTTGTGCAGGGCTGTTATGGTTTGGTGTGGCATGAGGTCTCGCTGCAGGTTCATAATACCTCATGTGTTGTTATTGTTTGTATGATTTGTGGTTGA